A stretch of DNA from Methanoplanus endosymbiosus:
GAGAATGATTATTTTTGATTCAACTTTCTTAATAGATTTAATGCTTGGGAAAAATAATCCTAAACTTAAGAAATGCAAATATATTCTCAATGATATCGTTGAGAGTGAAGAGATATTTGCAACAACATTTGTGAGTGTATTGGAGATACATAATGGTGCATACGGCAGTGAGAATGCTGAAAAAGAAATAAATAAAATTAATGAAATCCTGAAAGTCATACCTGTACTTAAATTCGATGACATGTATTATTCTCAGTATGGAAAATTATCTTCTTACCTTAAGAAAAAAGGGACGCCAATAGGAAAATTTGATGAACTTATTGCTGCAATAGCTTTATGCCACAATGCAAAAATTTTGACTAACAATACCAGAGATTTTTCAAGAGTACCAAAATTAAAAATAATAGATCACTGAAAATATTATATTCTGGGAATTAAATAATGTTGCTTCAAAGCTCTTGCATAAGGTTTCAATATAATTTATATTAATCTTGGAATTATTTTCGTCAGAGTTATTTTTATCTCCGGAAATTCCTGTGACTCCTGAGATTTTGTCACAAAATAACTTTGCAACACTTTCATCTGCTGGTCATAGATGACAGTTCATACTGTCTGTCAGGGAAGGATGAACCGGACATATTTGTGTACTTTAGAGTTTTATACATTTAAGTATAATCTCAGATTAAATCTTCTCTAATCAACCGGTCAGAAACATAATCTGAGAACAGAAGGAAAAGATCATAATACCATAATCTCTGCCGGAACAGAATCATAAAATACAATAAAAAACTGAATAATAGCAGTTATCACAGAGCAGAGGAGGTAAAAAAACTGGATATAATAATCGGAGGCGGAGAATTCGGAAATTCCGCCCTTGAAAAACTAATAAAAGAAAACCGGCCTGTAATCGTAATAGATGAAGATCCGGAGTGTAAAGCCTGTCAGAAGTATAACCTGACATTCATCTCCGGAAATCTGCGAAGAGAGATTATTAATGATAATCCTGCCGGAAAATACTTCATAACAGGTGGCATAGAAAGAGCCGCAGAATTAATATCTGAAGATATGCGGGTTGATAGAATTTTTCCCACAGCACCTGTGCATGTGTCAGCCGGAATTATTGCTGAAAATGCCGGATTTGTGCCCGATCCTGACAGCACAGAAGAGATTGTAAAATTGCTGCTACAAAAGCTTATTATCGGCAGAAGAGATGCTGAGATCTACTGCTCATTAAATCCGGAAAATACCTGCATACCAGACTGCCCCGAACCACCTGTATGTCCGGTGACGAAAGAGAGACGTGATACACCCTTATGGTCAATGCTCGATGAACTGTTAAGAAAAAGCGATCAGAGAGCAGAAAGACCGTTTATCCGGGTAATTCAGAGCCGGCAGTATGGACCCGGACTTGGCTACATCGCAGCAGCAGACATAAAAAATGCCATAATATCAGCTGAAAGCCACAATAAATTATGGATTGCAACCGCCTGCAAATGTCACGGAGTTGTAACTGCACTGAAGAGAACACTTCCGGAATAATAAGATATCCGGATGAAATAATCAAAACTATCTGGTCTTTATGGTGAAAGAAGAAAATTTCTCCGGTTATTTGGTCCGAAGTGTGAGAGATATTATCAGAATATCTCTACTGAATGTTGAACAATTATTAATGTCAGTACTTTAAATTAAGTGCTCGATTAATATTTAAAATTGATGAATATTGTTTTAAAAATGTCTTACTGTATGCCCCTAAATTGAATATTATATCCAAATGTCCTGCATTTCAAATTTGAGGGATAAAAATGTATTTTGTAAACCGATTTTGGTTAACACCATTTTATCCCACTTGAACCACAACACACTGCTTCATATTTCATGAATAAATGTCTGAATAAATGAGTTTGAATCGAAATTATACCGTTTCCAGTAAAGATATTGTAAAATTTAAAATAGCTACCGCTAAACCTGGCCATCTGCATACTCAATTCATGAAGATGTCTGAATATCAGCTTATGGCAATTTCATTAAGGCTCAATAAATGGAAATGCTCCCAAGCCTCTTTAATTAAGATAGTGATAAAATGGTGCAAGGGAAATCGATCTCTATAAATTACCTTTGGTCCCCTCTGAAGTTTTGCAAATCTCTTCCATTTGATTGAAACCCAATGGTTCTGTATTATAAAAGAGATTAAAAAATAATAAAACCTAACTACCGGATCCTTAGTGGATGTCCTTGCACCACTTTTATTAGCAAGGACATATGTGGACTCAATGGCAAATCTGTGTTTATACAATCTTCTAATCGATTTTGGAGATTTACATACCTTATAAACTACAAATGCTCGATGAAGTACACCATTTTTGCCTTTCTTTCCCATTTGATAGACAATACAGTCAACTATTTCTATCTCCACTGGGAACTTTGATTTTGAATTTAGGGTGTGTTTAAAGGATTTTGATTTTTTACCTTTTAGATTCTTTTTGAGTTCCTCACCATGTTGCTTCACCGGCATGAGGTGTGGGACATCTGATTCTTTTAGGTAGCTAAAGATTTTACCTGTGTAGAACTCCCTGTCTAACATTAAACATTTTATTTTCAGACCTAAACTCCAAATTAACTCAACACATGTTTTTATTCCATCTAAATTATTATCATTATCTTTCCAGGGAATAACAAGAAAGGTGAGGTGCTTATCCTGGTCCACAATCGATAAAGTCATGTAAGCAAAGAACTTGGTTGTCGATGCTTTCTTCTTGTTGCGTATAATATTAGGATCTTCTTCTTCGTCTTTAACCCCATAATATGGCTTGAGGGTTTTATCAATAGCAAAATTGTAAGCCCTGCCTTCTATAATTATGCCTTCCCCTGCCAATAAAAGTATTTTAGAGGAATCTGATTCTAATTTCTCCATGTCAATATTATGTAAATATTTCAGACAGGTTGTATGGGATGGCAAACCATCTGTCATTTTTACAAGTCCTGAAATCGAATTTTTAGAACATGCCGCTGCTATTGTTCCTCTTACAATTGTTTTTGAATCATAATATCTGCCATCTGGAAAGGAGATATGATCCTCAATAATATCACAGATCAATTCAAGTTTTCCAAGCTTCAGTCCTGTATCTGACTGGATTTTGCTGTTTTTTTGACCAAATATTGCCACAAGGATGATGTTTTGGAGGCAATATATATCTATTGATTGGCAATTGGTACATCAAAAAAACAAGATCATATTGAACATTTGTCTGATTCAGATTGTGCAAACATTCCACGGCACGCAGCAGAGGTTTTGACACAATATAATATTGAGAAGTACTTAACTATTTGAGTTTAGGCAGAAAACTCCGGGGTCTTATGTGATGAAATTTGCGGAATCTTTAAAGTACTGAATGTGTAAACTCTTGTTTTTGTAATAAATCCGGATTTTTTCAATTCCCAATTAAATCTCTGCAACAGACAGTTAGAGATTTCTGATCTATAAGTCATTCATACTCCCTGAAGAATATATCTCAGATATGAAACGGGCAGAGTCAATTGCTGCAATTATGGCAGTCTGCATGCTGATATATTCCCTCACAGAATTCAGGCTCAGAAAAAATCTGAGAGATGAAGGCATGACAATTCCAAACCAGTTTTGAAAACAGATCGATAATCCAGCACTCAGGTGGGTGTTTTACCTGTGCAGAAATATTGATGAAGTGACAAAAGGTTCAGATGGTATGAGAAAAAAAGAGTTTTGATTCCTGAATAAAGAAAAAGCCACAGTTATTGATGCATTAGGGCCTGAATGTATCAGATATTACCTCGGTGAAGAGGTCTGTGTAAACCGGAATAAGGTATCCCAAATTGTGAATCTATCCGGGAAAATGGTTATTTGTCCGGAAAAAAGGTCTCTCATTTTTAATAGTTTTTTAGATATATGTCAGTTATTTTATTGGTCCCGATGCTCTATGGCTCATCAGCTCCGATCAGCCCTGCTTAAAAATTCGCTTATAACCGCCATATACTGGTTCTGCTTCTCAAGATGGTGTTCATGTGATGCCCCCTTAAATAAAGCCATCTTAGAGCCGGGAGTATTTCTATGGTAATATCTGGTTGTCTCCGGCGTGCACTCATCAAACTCGCCGCAGGTGTACAGCACAGGAAGGTTAAGTTCTGAGAGCCGGTCAGTCAGGTCAAGATCTCTTAAGGTTCCGGTTACTGTGAACTCGCTTGGCCCCTGCATGTATTCATACACATCATGACCAAGCTTTTCCATTGTCCGGTTAAACTCATCCGGCCATGGTCTGGTACGACAGACGTGCTGCCTGTAAAAAACCTCCATGGCTTTTTCATATGCAGGATCTGAAAAATTTCCGGATTTTTCACAGTCATAAATTATCTTCTCCAGGTCATCCGGCATCTCCTTAAGCAGCCTTCTGACATCCTTTTCAAACATCTTCATGCTCATAACAGGCCCTGAAAATGTGAGTGACTGTACACCGTCTGGTTTTCTGTCAAGATAGTATGAGGCTGCGAGGGTAGAACCCCAGGACTGACCCATAATGTGAACTTTTGAGAGATTCAGAGCCTCCCTGACAGTCTCAAGCTCGTCAATGAATCTCTCAACTGTAAAATAATTTACATCATGTGGTTTATCTGAATTTCCGCAGCCGATCTGGTCATAAAATATTACCGGCCTTTCGTCTGAGAGTCTCTCAAGGGGTTTTAGGTAGTCATGTGGTGCGCCAGGCCCGCCGTGCAGGCATAAGAGAGGAATGCCATTTTTATTTTCTCCGGCTATACTATACCAGAGTTTTAATCCGGAAATATCTATATATCCTTCTTTTATTTCATACATAAAAACACCTGTGCCGGTTATGTTTCTTTGAACACCGGAATAACCAGAAATTATCTCCAGAGAATATATTTGTTTGTGTTGAGGAAAATA
This window harbors:
- a CDS encoding type II toxin-antitoxin system VapC family toxin, coding for MIIFDSTFLIDLMLGKNNPKLKKCKYILNDIVESEEIFATTFVSVLEIHNGAYGSENAEKEINKINEILKVIPVLKFDDMYYSQYGKLSSYLKKKGTPIGKFDELIAAIALCHNAKILTNNTRDFSRVPKLKIIDH
- a CDS encoding transposase, translated to MAIFGQKNSKIQSDTGLKLGKLELICDIIEDHISFPDGRYYDSKTIVRGTIAAACSKNSISGLVKMTDGLPSHTTCLKYLHNIDMEKLESDSSKILLLAGEGIIIEGRAYNFAIDKTLKPYYGVKDEEEDPNIIRNKKKASTTKFFAYMTLSIVDQDKHLTFLVIPWKDNDNNLDGIKTCVELIWSLGLKIKCLMLDREFYTGKIFSYLKESDVPHLMPVKQHGEELKKNLKGKKSKSFKHTLNSKSKFPVEIEIVDCIVYQMGKKGKNGVLHRAFVVYKVCKSPKSIRRLYKHRFAIESTYVLANKSGARTSTKDPVVRFYYFLISFIIQNHWVSIKWKRFAKLQRGPKVIYRDRFPLHHFITILIKEAWEHFHLLSLNEIAIS
- a CDS encoding proline iminopeptidase-family hydrolase — translated: MYEIKEGYIDISGLKLWYSIAGENKNGIPLLCLHGGPGAPHDYLKPLERLSDERPVIFYDQIGCGNSDKPHDVNYFTVERFIDELETVREALNLSKVHIMGQSWGSTLAASYYLDRKPDGVQSLTFSGPVMSMKMFEKDVRRLLKEMPDDLEKIIYDCEKSGNFSDPAYEKAMEVFYRQHVCRTRPWPDEFNRTMEKLGHDVYEYMQGPSEFTVTGTLRDLDLTDRLSELNLPVLYTCGEFDECTPETTRYYHRNTPGSKMALFKGASHEHHLEKQNQYMAVISEFLSRADRS